From one Rosa rugosa chromosome 4, drRosRugo1.1, whole genome shotgun sequence genomic stretch:
- the LOC133744775 gene encoding uncharacterized protein LOC133744775 translates to MMSRNVTGVEVKNAMFNIGGLKAPGADGFPSLFYQKHWNICASEITQMVTLAFQCGKIPMGLNHTLIALVPKVSSPQDMALFRPISLCKTLYKVISKVLVARIRPYLRNLISPNQVSFVPGRHISDNIVIVQEVLQKYQHSHGGKGFMAWKIDLSKAYDRLNWGFIETVLVEAQFPTSIVKLIMENLLRHFESVGGLDKVIPYHPIYLSYDLILFADASCEQARILKRCLDVFCDISSQESRLAGWKSKMLNLSGRLTLIQAVTNSIPVYTMQLPVSICDALDKCNRDFLWGDCNGKKKIHLANWDLVCRPKEFGGLGIKKASMMNQAMLVKIGWRMVQEDQGLWRNVLNKKYVKSVPLLNPLYACPSGCSRTWRSIIFGVSLLKQGLSWRIGDGSSGNFWNDRWLPDGPLVQFLPDVSDIDLQMQIPPGFMGSGPDKLIWGGTANGHFTMSLSFTSLETAQVLMCYESLECCWYIWKWRNKAIFDGEFHVPFNPCKIIIDATKEWTTANTSGLTFAQRTTVSLHWEKPPMNWIKLNVDGARNHAGMISAGGLLLILVA, encoded by the exons ATGATGAGCAGAAATGTCACTGGTGTTGAAGTGAAAAATGCAATGTTTAATATTGGTGGTTTGAAAGCCCCGGGTGCTGATGGGTTTCCTTCCCTTTTCTATCAGAAGCATTGGAATATTTGTGCTAGTGAGATTACTCAAATGGTGACACTTGCATTCCAATGTGGTAAGATTCCTATGGGACTTAATCATACTTTAATTGCCTTAGTTCCCAAAGTCTCTAGTCCTCAAGATATGGCTCTTTTTAGACCTATCAGTCTATGCAAAACGCTGTATAAAGTGATATCTAAAGTGTTGGTTGCAAGAATCAGACCTTACCTGAGGAATCTTATTAGTCCTAACCAAGTCAGCTTTGTCCCTGGGAGACATATCTCTGATAATATAGTCATTGTTCAGGAAGTTCTGCAGAAATACCAACATTCTCATGGTGGAAAGGGATTTATGGCTTGGAAAATTGATTTGTCCAAGGCTTATGATAGACTAAATTGGGGATTTATTGAGACAGTTTTGGTTGAGGCTCAGTTCCCCACTTCCATTGTTAAGTTAATTATGGAGAACTTACTGAGACATTTCGAGTCAGTAGGGGGATTAGACAAGGTGATCCCTTATCACCCTATTTATTTGTCTT ACGACTTGATCCTTTTTGCGGATGCAAGCTGCGAACAAGCAAGGATTCTTAAGAGATGCTTAGATGTCTTCTGTGATATTTCAAGTCAAGAG AGTCGTTTGGCTGGTTGGAAGAGCAAGATGCTCAATTTATCAGGTCGACTTACTCTTATTCAGGCTGTTACTAATTCTATCCCGGTTTATACAATGCAATTACCTGTGTCTATATGTGATGCATTGGACAAGTGTAATAGAGATTTTTTGTGGGGAGACTGTAATGGCAAGAAAAAAATCCATCTAGCTAACTGGGACTTGGTTTGCCGACCTAAGGAGTTTGGTGGTTTGGGAATTAAAAAGGCTAGCATGATGAATCAAGCGATGCTTGTGAAAATTGGTTGGAGAATGGTTCAGGAAGATCAGGGCTTATGGCGTAATGTTTTGAATAAAAAGTATGTTAAATCTGTACCTCTTCTTAATCCACTTTACGCTTGCCCTTCAGGATGCTCCCGTACTTGGAGGAGTATTATCTTTGGTGTGAGTTTGTTAAAACAAGGTTTGAGTTGGAGAATTGGGGATGGTTCATCCGGCAATTTCTGGAATGATAGATGGTTACCTGATGGACCGCTTGTTCAATTTCTTCCTGATGTTTCTGATATTGATTTACAGATGCAG ATTCCTCCCGGTTTTATGGGAAGTGGACCTGACAAACTTATTTGGGGTGGCACTGCCAACGGTCACTTCACT ATGAGTCTATCCTTCACCTCCTTAGAGACTGCCCAAGTGCTAATGTGCTATGAGAGTTTGGAATG TTGCTGGTACATATGGAAATGGAGAAATAAGGCGATTTTTGATGGTGAGTTTCATGTTCCTTTTAATCCCTGCAAAATCATTATTGATGCAACCAAAGAATGGACTACTGCTAATACTAGTGGCCTGACCTTTGCGCAAAGGACTACTGTGAGTTTGCATTGGGAGAAACCCCCAATGAATTGGATTAAACTTAATGTTGATGGTGCCAGAAATCATGCAGGTATGATTAGTGCTGGTGGACTATTGCTAATACTAGTGGCCTGA